A section of the Paenibacillus aurantius genome encodes:
- a CDS encoding AbrB/MazE/SpoVT family DNA-binding domain-containing protein, whose translation MKPAGVVRKVDQLGRIVLPKSLRKRYQMNEGDPIEILVQGDQILLERYRPRCVFCTSMEEVTEFKDKYVCGQCLREMDQMKG comes from the coding sequence ATGAAACCGGCGGGAGTCGTGCGTAAGGTAGATCAGCTGGGCCGTATCGTACTGCCCAAGTCGCTGCGCAAGCGGTATCAGATGAACGAGGGGGATCCCATCGAAATCCTCGTTCAAGGGGATCAAATCCTTCTGGAGCGCTACCGCCCCAGATGCGTGTTCTGCACCTCGATGGAGGAAGTAACGGAGTTCAAGGACAAGTACGTTTGCGGGCAATGCCTGCGGGAAATGGACCAGATGAAGGGCTGA
- the trmL gene encoding tRNA (uridine(34)/cytosine(34)/5-carboxymethylaminomethyluridine(34)-2'-O)-methyltransferase TrmL: protein MAFHIVLVEPEIPANTGNISRTCAATGTFLHLVKPLGFSTDDKTLKRAGLDYWPSVKLEYHDSFEELQKLYPAGRYYYATTKAERRYTDFSFADGDFFVFGKETKGLPEELLRAHPETCMRIPMGEAVRSLNLSNSAAVVLYEGLRQTGFTGLF from the coding sequence ATGGCTTTTCACATTGTCCTGGTAGAGCCCGAAATCCCAGCAAACACGGGGAATATCTCCCGTACGTGCGCCGCGACAGGGACGTTCCTCCATCTGGTTAAACCTCTAGGTTTTTCCACGGATGACAAAACCTTGAAACGGGCCGGGCTGGACTACTGGCCTTCCGTCAAACTGGAGTACCATGATTCCTTCGAGGAGCTTCAAAAGCTTTATCCGGCCGGCCGGTATTATTATGCGACGACCAAGGCGGAGCGGCGCTATACCGACTTCTCGTTTGCCGATGGGGATTTTTTTGTTTTTGGTAAAGAAACGAAAGGGCTTCCGGAGGAGCTGCTGCGGGCCCATCCGGAAACCTGCATGCGAATTCCTATGGGGGAGGCGGTCCGTTCCCTGAACTTGTCCAATTCCGCGGCGGTCGTTCTTTATGAAGGGCTGCGGCAGACGGGCTTTACCGGCCTGTTCTAA
- a CDS encoding response regulator transcription factor, with amino-acid sequence MLKKKILVVDDEPSISMLLDFNLKLVGFDVLCVYDGEAVFEAIPAFRPDLIVLDLMLPKMDGIQVCRRLRDMGNRVPIIMLTAMQELNDKIAGLDNGADDYMTKPFSPQELISRIQAILRRMQGLPEEEEAESIEIGSIRIHPSQREVTVEDRPVDLTPREFDLLLFLCRHKGKVLSRQQLLHGVWDYHFLGDTRIVDVHISHLRDKMERNPRTPEYIMTIRSVGYKLADGTAARRTLA; translated from the coding sequence ATGCTGAAGAAAAAAATTCTCGTTGTCGACGATGAGCCTTCCATCTCCATGCTGCTTGATTTCAATTTGAAGCTGGTCGGCTTCGACGTTCTTTGTGTATACGACGGGGAAGCCGTATTCGAGGCCATTCCCGCGTTCCGGCCGGATCTGATCGTCCTGGATCTCATGCTCCCCAAGATGGACGGCATTCAGGTTTGCCGCAGGCTCCGGGATATGGGTAACCGGGTTCCAATTATCATGCTGACGGCCATGCAGGAGCTTAACGACAAAATAGCCGGCCTTGATAACGGAGCCGATGATTATATGACCAAACCTTTCAGCCCCCAGGAGCTTATCTCCCGGATTCAAGCCATCCTGAGGCGGATGCAGGGTCTTCCGGAGGAGGAAGAAGCCGAATCGATCGAAATCGGCAGCATCCGCATCCATCCGTCCCAGCGGGAGGTCACGGTAGAGGACCGGCCTGTGGACCTGACTCCCCGGGAGTTTGACCTGCTTCTCTTCCTGTGCCGGCACAAAGGAAAGGTGCTGAGCCGCCAGCAGCTTCTGCACGGAGTGTGGGACTATCATTTCCTCGGGGACACCCGCATCGTGGATGTCCACATCTCTCATCTCCGCGACAAAATGGAACGAAACCCCCGCACTCCCGAATATATCATGACGATTCGCAGTGTCGGCTATAAGCTTGCGGACGGGACGGCCGCGAGACGGACGCTCGCCTAG
- the serC gene encoding 3-phosphoserine/phosphohydroxythreonine transaminase: MNKRAYNFNAGPAALPLEVLQQAQEQFVDYKGIGMSIMEISHRSKEYEQVNDETQQLMAELLGLPEGYKVLFLQGGASTQFAMIPMNFAAGGRSGSYVMTGSWSEKAYQEAQLMGEASIAASTDKEKPLRMPAPSEIQVPADAAYVHLTSNETIAGTQFAEFPDTGEVPLIGDMSSDILSREFDASKFAMIYAGAQKNLGPSGVTVVILREDFAKQAAKGIPTMLRYETYLKNNSLYNTPPVYSVYMVNLVLKWIKEKGGLAAMERSNREKTGLIYSAIDNSGGFYEGLAARDSRSIMNLTFKLSNEELEKAFVAEAKANGFVGLPGHRSVGHLRASTYNAVPYESCKALAEFMDEFRRKNG; this comes from the coding sequence ATGAATAAGAGAGCGTACAACTTTAATGCCGGTCCGGCGGCACTGCCTCTAGAGGTGCTGCAGCAGGCTCAGGAACAATTCGTGGACTACAAGGGAATCGGCATGTCGATCATGGAAATTTCCCACCGCAGCAAGGAATACGAGCAGGTAAACGACGAAACGCAGCAGCTGATGGCGGAGCTTCTTGGCCTGCCGGAGGGCTATAAGGTTCTCTTCCTTCAGGGAGGAGCGAGCACCCAATTCGCCATGATCCCGATGAACTTCGCGGCGGGCGGCCGTTCCGGAAGCTACGTGATGACGGGAAGCTGGTCGGAGAAGGCTTACCAGGAGGCTCAGCTTATGGGGGAGGCTTCCATTGCCGCTTCGACCGATAAGGAGAAGCCGCTGCGCATGCCGGCTCCTTCGGAGATTCAGGTTCCGGCGGATGCCGCCTATGTCCATCTGACCTCCAACGAAACAATCGCCGGCACGCAGTTCGCCGAGTTCCCGGATACCGGGGAGGTTCCGCTGATTGGGGACATGTCGAGCGACATCCTATCCCGGGAGTTCGACGCCTCGAAATTTGCCATGATTTATGCCGGCGCCCAGAAGAATCTCGGCCCGTCGGGGGTGACGGTTGTCATTCTTCGGGAAGACTTCGCCAAGCAGGCGGCGAAGGGCATTCCGACGATGCTTCGTTACGAAACGTACCTTAAGAACAATTCTCTCTATAATACCCCGCCGGTATACTCGGTCTATATGGTTAACCTGGTTCTGAAATGGATCAAAGAGAAGGGCGGACTCGCCGCCATGGAACGCAGCAACCGGGAGAAAACCGGGCTGATCTATTCCGCTATCGACAACAGCGGCGGCTTCTACGAAGGCCTGGCCGCCCGGGACAGCCGGTCGATCATGAACCTCACCTTCAAGCTCTCCAATGAAGAGCTGGAGAAAGCCTTCGTGGCTGAGGCCAAGGCGAACGGCTTCGTCGGATTGCCCGGTCACCGCAGCGTAGGCCACCTGCGCGCCTCGACCTATAATGCCGTTCCTTACGAAAGCTGCAAAGCCCTTGCCGAATTCATGGACGAGTTCCGCCGGAAGAACGGATAA
- the thpR gene encoding RNA 2',3'-cyclic phosphodiesterase produces the protein METSLPRLFLAIPAGDESRAALREACSRLKPSAPFRKWVHPADYHITLQFLGGVPSSQIETIKEALAREPLGEPFRLALSRLGTFGASSAPRVLWAGLQGDLPSLARLQQTVTTLMTPFGYPPEDRPFKPHITLARKAEGPVRLEEVPLAAADWTVTRFVLYQTHMGRSPMYEEIGEFRFI, from the coding sequence ATGGAAACCAGCCTCCCCCGCCTGTTCCTGGCCATTCCCGCCGGAGACGAGAGCCGCGCCGCCCTCCGCGAAGCCTGCTCCCGCCTGAAGCCGTCGGCTCCCTTCCGCAAATGGGTGCATCCGGCGGACTATCATATTACGCTTCAGTTTTTGGGAGGAGTTCCCTCCTCCCAAATCGAGACGATCAAGGAAGCCTTGGCCAGGGAGCCCTTGGGTGAACCGTTCCGACTCGCGCTGAGCCGGCTCGGGACCTTCGGCGCCTCCTCCGCCCCCCGCGTGCTATGGGCCGGGCTTCAGGGCGATTTACCGTCTCTAGCCCGCCTTCAGCAGACGGTCACCACCCTCATGACGCCCTTCGGCTACCCGCCGGAGGACCGCCCGTTCAAGCCGCACATCACCCTCGCCCGCAAGGCGGAAGGGCCCGTCCGTCTGGAGGAGGTTCCTCTTGCCGCGGCCGATTGGACGGTAACCCGGTTCGTCCTTTACCAGACCCATATGGGAAGGTCCCCTATGTACGAAGAAATCGGGGAATTCCGCTTCATATAA
- the glnA gene encoding type I glutamate--ammonia ligase: MSAANVMSIIKEKNIEWVDFRFVDLSGKGHHISLPASEVEEETFENGVAFDGSSIPGFRGIEESDMVMMPDTETVYVDPFTAHPTLIVMCNIHTPDGERYDRDPRSIAQKAEEFLQQSGVGTAAFFAPESEFFIFDDVRYENGMNKSYFEVDSEEAGWNSGRKEEGGNLGFKVPVKGGYVPVAPVDTQQDIRSEMCRLMQEAGLRIERHHHEVATAGQGEINFRFDTLTKTADNLMKYKYIVHNTARQWGKVATFMPKPLFGDNGSGMHVHQSIFNGDSPMFYEKGGYANLSETALHYIGGILHHAPALIALTNPSTNSFKRLVPGYEAPVNLVFSKGNRSAAVRIPVAAVTPKGCRIEFRTPDSTANPYLAFAAMLLAGLDGIEKKIDPRELGYGPFDKNIYELPEEELREIRSVPASLDEALDALAADSEFLTQGGVFSQDFITNYIEFKRGEAKSVAIRIHPQEYALYFGC; this comes from the coding sequence ATGTCAGCTGCGAACGTAATGAGCATTATCAAAGAGAAAAACATCGAGTGGGTTGATTTCCGCTTCGTGGATCTTTCCGGTAAAGGCCACCACATTTCTCTTCCGGCTTCGGAAGTGGAAGAAGAAACGTTTGAGAACGGCGTTGCTTTTGACGGTTCCTCCATCCCGGGCTTCCGCGGAATCGAAGAGTCCGACATGGTTATGATGCCGGATACCGAAACGGTATATGTCGATCCTTTCACCGCTCATCCGACATTGATCGTTATGTGTAATATCCATACGCCGGACGGCGAGCGCTATGACCGCGACCCGCGCAGCATCGCCCAGAAGGCGGAAGAATTCCTGCAGCAATCCGGCGTGGGTACGGCTGCTTTCTTCGCACCGGAATCCGAATTCTTCATCTTCGACGATGTGCGTTATGAGAACGGCATGAACAAATCGTATTTCGAAGTGGACTCCGAGGAAGCAGGCTGGAACTCCGGACGCAAGGAAGAAGGCGGCAACCTGGGCTTCAAGGTGCCGGTTAAAGGCGGATACGTGCCGGTTGCTCCTGTCGACACCCAGCAGGACATCCGCAGCGAAATGTGCCGTCTCATGCAGGAAGCCGGTCTTCGCATCGAGCGCCATCACCATGAAGTGGCAACGGCCGGACAAGGCGAAATCAACTTCCGCTTCGACACGCTGACCAAGACGGCCGACAACCTGATGAAATACAAATACATCGTGCACAACACCGCAAGACAATGGGGCAAGGTAGCGACCTTCATGCCTAAGCCGCTCTTCGGCGACAACGGAAGCGGAATGCACGTTCACCAGAGCATCTTCAACGGTGACAGCCCTATGTTCTATGAGAAGGGCGGATATGCCAATCTGAGCGAAACCGCTCTGCACTACATCGGCGGAATCCTGCATCACGCGCCGGCTCTGATCGCCTTGACGAACCCGAGCACGAACTCCTTCAAGCGTCTCGTTCCCGGCTACGAAGCACCGGTTAACCTGGTCTTCTCGAAAGGCAACCGTTCGGCAGCCGTCCGGATCCCGGTTGCGGCTGTTACGCCAAAAGGCTGCCGCATCGAGTTCCGTACGCCGGATTCTACGGCTAACCCTTACCTGGCCTTCGCGGCTATGCTGCTGGCCGGTCTCGACGGAATCGAGAAGAAGATCGATCCGCGTGAACTGGGCTACGGGCCTTTTGACAAGAACATCTACGAACTGCCAGAAGAAGAGCTTAGAGAAATCCGCAGCGTACCGGCTTCCCTGGACGAGGCGTTGGACGCTCTGGCGGCCGACAGCGAGTTCCTGACTCAAGGCGGCGTGTTCTCGCAGGACTTCATTACCAACTACATCGAATTCAAGCGCGGCGAAGCCAAATCGGTTGCTATCCGGATTCATCCGCAAGAGTACGCTTTGTACTTCGGCTGCTAA
- the aroF gene encoding 3-deoxy-7-phosphoheptulonate synthase — protein sequence MIVITSNKIGQERIAEIVAYIERHEVKAHVSRGEDRTVIGIIGKADPVLAEHLRQMSGVEQVIKISKSYKLASRDFHPSDTVIKIKDVEIGGDQLVIMGGPCAVESPGQIDEIARLVKMSGGQVLRGGAFKPRTGPYSFQGVGVEGLEMMAEAGRKHGLLTITEVMTPEYVDICAEHADILQVGTRNMQNFDLLRKLGTIQTPVLLKRGFSSTYDEFLNAAEYILAGGNPNVMLCERGIRTFESYTRNTLDLAAIPALQQLSHLPVISDPSHGTGRRELVEPMCKASVAAGANGLIVEMHTDPDNSMTGDGVQSLFPDQFARLLQDLEKLAPLCGKRFETPKEPVPAGSWRI from the coding sequence ATGATCGTCATCACATCCAATAAAATCGGGCAGGAACGGATTGCCGAGATCGTGGCCTATATAGAGAGGCACGAGGTGAAGGCTCATGTGTCGCGGGGAGAGGACCGGACGGTCATCGGCATTATCGGGAAGGCCGATCCTGTGCTGGCGGAGCATCTTCGCCAAATGTCGGGGGTGGAGCAGGTAATCAAGATCTCGAAATCCTACAAGCTGGCGAGCCGCGATTTCCATCCTTCCGACACGGTGATCAAGATCAAGGATGTCGAGATCGGGGGAGACCAGCTTGTCATCATGGGCGGCCCCTGCGCGGTGGAATCCCCCGGGCAGATCGATGAAATCGCCCGGCTGGTGAAGATGTCCGGCGGCCAAGTGCTGAGAGGCGGAGCGTTCAAGCCCCGCACGGGACCGTACAGCTTCCAGGGCGTCGGGGTGGAAGGACTCGAGATGATGGCGGAGGCGGGACGCAAGCACGGCCTGCTTACCATTACCGAGGTCATGACGCCGGAATACGTGGACATCTGCGCGGAGCATGCGGACATCCTGCAGGTCGGAACGCGCAACATGCAGAACTTCGATCTCCTGCGCAAGCTCGGGACGATCCAGACGCCGGTTCTGCTGAAGAGAGGCTTCAGCTCCACGTACGATGAATTTCTGAACGCGGCCGAATATATTCTGGCTGGGGGAAACCCGAACGTTATGCTCTGCGAACGCGGCATCCGAACGTTCGAAAGCTACACCCGCAACACGCTCGATCTTGCCGCCATTCCGGCCCTGCAGCAGCTCAGCCACCTGCCGGTCATTTCCGATCCGAGCCACGGGACCGGCCGGCGCGAGCTCGTGGAGCCCATGTGCAAAGCTTCGGTGGCGGCCGGAGCGAACGGTCTGATCGTCGAGATGCATACCGATCCCGATAATTCCATGACGGGAGACGGGGTGCAGTCTCTCTTCCCCGATCAGTTCGCCCGTCTGCTCCAGGATTTGGAAAAGCTCGCCCCCCTGTGCGGCAAGCGGTTCGAAACGCCGAAGGAGCCCGTTCCGGCGGGGTCTTGGAGAATCTGA
- a CDS encoding glycosyl hydrolase family 18 protein, whose translation MLKKIAVSAGLLLAMSGSRDALAYEVQLEPFQDVGEKAWYADYVYTLNALGVIDGAGEGIFLPEETLTREAFIKMLVTTAGIEGEEGEAVLPADAAGRWSTPYLAVALKRDWIDFLVDGKGDLKPGQPITREEVASVMGRYLLDQSGTEVSSAWLQGGWNAEKTKHPFPDDSAIAPSLAPTVYYTVNQGVMEGDDGFRPRALLKRSEAAAVVNRMMDKRAGQHPLQMTGFYAIQSFQAANRMTALDQVVFGWSSLKYEGAGKGGLETRTGDYKLPDGAELAVQAADKAGLAKDLMVYAADRTKLSAFLKDAAAKESFLKELKAQLDDPRFGYTGVCIDFEDMRNGEEAPGFVRFLQELKAGLPGKSLSVAVPPGYYYKGYDLQGIGASADTVILMAYDFDHEASGLPSAPLPLVNETVQEALKAVPAGKLVLGISKQANQWLTEQGVTRLLEPAIDAVERRKADPATVSSFALPFFLNRLHDETGGRISDIYYEDTASIAKKIWLAKYYGLKGVSLWYMGSLTESDWELVSRK comes from the coding sequence ATGCTGAAGAAAATCGCGGTGTCGGCAGGTCTTCTGCTGGCTATGAGCGGGAGCCGGGACGCGCTGGCTTACGAGGTTCAGCTGGAGCCTTTTCAGGATGTAGGAGAGAAGGCCTGGTATGCGGATTATGTCTATACCCTGAATGCCTTGGGGGTAATTGACGGAGCGGGAGAAGGCATCTTCCTCCCCGAGGAGACGCTGACGCGCGAAGCCTTTATCAAAATGCTCGTGACCACAGCGGGGATCGAGGGAGAGGAGGGGGAAGCCGTCCTGCCCGCCGATGCGGCCGGCCGCTGGTCCACCCCCTATCTGGCTGTAGCGCTGAAGCGGGATTGGATCGACTTCCTGGTGGACGGTAAGGGAGACCTCAAGCCGGGGCAGCCCATCACCCGGGAAGAGGTGGCGTCGGTTATGGGGCGTTACCTTCTCGATCAGTCCGGGACGGAGGTGTCCTCTGCCTGGCTGCAGGGCGGATGGAACGCCGAGAAAACGAAGCATCCGTTCCCCGACGATTCAGCCATCGCCCCGTCGCTTGCTCCCACCGTTTACTATACGGTTAACCAGGGCGTAATGGAGGGAGATGACGGATTTCGTCCCCGGGCGCTTCTGAAGCGCAGCGAGGCCGCTGCGGTTGTCAACCGCATGATGGACAAGCGGGCGGGGCAGCATCCGCTTCAGATGACGGGCTTCTACGCCATCCAATCCTTTCAGGCGGCTAACCGCATGACGGCCTTGGATCAGGTCGTGTTCGGCTGGTCGAGCCTGAAATACGAAGGGGCCGGAAAGGGCGGCCTGGAGACGCGAACGGGAGACTACAAACTCCCGGACGGAGCGGAGCTTGCGGTACAGGCGGCGGACAAGGCCGGGCTCGCCAAGGACCTCATGGTCTATGCGGCCGACCGGACCAAGCTTTCCGCCTTCCTGAAGGATGCGGCCGCCAAGGAAAGCTTTCTTAAGGAGCTGAAGGCCCAGCTGGATGATCCCCGTTTCGGGTATACGGGAGTATGTATCGATTTTGAAGATATGAGAAACGGGGAGGAGGCACCCGGGTTCGTCCGCTTCCTGCAGGAGCTGAAGGCGGGCTTGCCCGGCAAGTCGCTCTCCGTGGCGGTTCCTCCCGGCTATTACTACAAAGGGTATGATCTGCAAGGGATCGGCGCTTCGGCGGATACGGTTATTCTGATGGCTTATGACTTCGATCACGAAGCCTCGGGTCTTCCGTCGGCTCCGCTGCCTCTGGTTAACGAAACCGTGCAAGAGGCGCTGAAGGCCGTTCCGGCGGGCAAGCTCGTGCTCGGGATTTCCAAGCAGGCCAACCAATGGCTTACGGAACAGGGAGTTACGCGGCTCTTGGAGCCGGCCATTGACGCCGTGGAGCGCCGGAAGGCCGATCCCGCTACGGTGAGCAGCTTCGCGCTTCCGTTCTTCCTGAACCGGCTGCACGACGAGACCGGAGGAAGGATCAGCGACATCTACTATGAAGACACGGCGAGCATCGCCAAAAAAATATGGCTGGCCAAGTACTACGGACTGAAGGGAGTCTCCCTGTGGTATATGGGGAGCTTAACCGAATCGGATTGGGAGCTGGTTTCCCGAAAGTAA
- a CDS encoding DUF2062 domain-containing protein, with amino-acid sequence MVQGTFTKQRLQPGRIEKARRWLKLKYLLLLRAKGGPAKVAKGFGIGLFVEMFTLPTGGLAAVLILPLVYLFRASLPGALIGFLFGKIIYVPMMFLNKKVGSLVVPKGFVHHIHFQPHWLEKLLKGAMDLIVGGMIVGAVLGVLVYFPIKLLLGLYTARRKEKRLKRKAQLLSVEKGKL; translated from the coding sequence ATGGTACAAGGGACTTTCACCAAGCAAAGGCTGCAGCCGGGCCGGATCGAGAAGGCCAGGCGCTGGCTTAAACTTAAATATTTGCTGCTGCTAAGAGCCAAGGGCGGTCCCGCCAAGGTAGCGAAAGGGTTCGGAATCGGCTTGTTCGTCGAGATGTTCACCCTTCCCACCGGAGGGCTGGCGGCGGTTCTCATCCTGCCGCTGGTGTATTTGTTCCGGGCCAGTCTGCCGGGGGCCCTGATCGGTTTCCTGTTCGGCAAGATCATCTACGTGCCCATGATGTTCCTGAACAAAAAGGTAGGGAGTCTTGTGGTTCCCAAAGGTTTCGTTCATCATATCCATTTTCAGCCGCATTGGCTGGAGAAGCTCCTGAAGGGAGCCATGGATCTGATTGTCGGCGGGATGATTGTGGGAGCGGTGCTCGGGGTCCTCGTTTACTTCCCGATCAAGCTCCTGCTGGGATTGTATACGGCCCGGCGCAAAGAGAAGAGGCTGAAGCGCAAAGCCCAGCTTCTCTCGGTCGAGAAAGGCAAGCTCTAA
- a CDS encoding 4-hydroxy-3-methylbut-2-enyl diphosphate reductase, protein MEVVKISPRGYCYGVVDAMALARSTAENLNLPRPVYILGMIVHNAHVTDFFEKEGIITLDGANRLEILEKIEKGTVIFTAHGVSPEVRRRARDKGLTVVDATCPDVTRTHDLIREKTAEGYEIIYIGKKGHPEPEGAIGIAPGRVHLIEKVEEIDRLNIDHSRIVITNQTTMSQWDIKDIVNRLIEKFPQAEIHNEICLATQVRQEAVAEQAKETDLVIVVGDPRSNNSNRLAQVSEEIAGVKAYRIADITELNLDWLKHPRKVGVTSGASTPTPITKEVITFLEQYDPVDPSTWIIQRTINMKKLIPAAKSKG, encoded by the coding sequence ATGGAAGTTGTCAAAATATCGCCCAGGGGCTATTGCTACGGGGTTGTGGATGCGATGGCGCTCGCGCGGTCTACCGCTGAGAATTTGAACCTGCCCCGTCCCGTCTATATATTAGGAATGATTGTGCATAATGCGCATGTGACGGACTTTTTCGAAAAGGAAGGAATCATTACGCTGGACGGAGCCAACCGTCTCGAGATTCTGGAGAAGATCGAGAAGGGCACCGTTATCTTCACCGCCCACGGGGTATCCCCCGAAGTCAGACGACGCGCTCGGGACAAGGGCTTGACGGTGGTCGACGCTACCTGTCCCGACGTAACGCGTACTCATGACCTGATCCGGGAGAAAACCGCGGAAGGCTATGAGATTATCTATATCGGCAAGAAGGGGCATCCGGAGCCGGAAGGGGCCATCGGAATCGCCCCCGGCCGCGTTCACCTCATTGAGAAGGTCGAAGAGATCGACCGTCTGAATATCGACCATTCCCGCATCGTGATCACCAATCAGACAACCATGAGCCAGTGGGACATCAAGGATATCGTCAACCGTCTCATCGAGAAGTTTCCGCAGGCGGAGATTCACAATGAAATCTGCCTGGCAACCCAGGTCCGGCAGGAGGCGGTGGCCGAGCAGGCGAAGGAAACGGACCTCGTGATCGTGGTCGGGGATCCGCGAAGCAACAATTCGAACCGGCTCGCTCAAGTGTCTGAGGAAATCGCCGGGGTGAAGGCTTACCGGATTGCGGACATTACGGAGCTTAACCTCGATTGGCTGAAGCATCCCCGGAAGGTGGGCGTCACCTCCGGCGCTTCCACGCCGACGCCGATTACGAAGGAAGTCATCACTTTCTTGGAGCAGTACGATCCGGTTGACCCTTCGACCTGGATTATCCAACGGACGATCAACATGAAGAAACTCATTCCGGCGGCGAAATCTAAAGGGTAA
- a CDS encoding sensor histidine kinase: MSIRTRLTLWYSGVLGVTLLVFGIVLYGFLYFQLFANQRSVMEDLVRQVNSQLSDSTFTINGETIVQIPQLSDFRSVGYFIQITTAGELYSKNFPSQQISREMRVRIAKNKPYVEFVYQGVPFYLYTQKTQLTDKYGQPVFLQIGVLVDDIRNLLRAVSYFLIAFSLLVILIAATLGWYLSRKALRPIEQVTEAAAQIQKGVDLNRRIGYEGPPDEIGRLTNTVNEMLSRIQGAYEELEETNRTQRRFVSDASHELRTPLTTIRGNVDLLEKMWKRTGGDSGFTEEEKKEMSLEAMQDIAGEAARMSRLVNDLLALARADAGVEMSKQIVELRPLVEEVIRKAGLLPKTVEWRTGNLSPLEGAFVNGSPDHLQQMLFIFIENAFKYTMEGYVLIDAIRTSEQIGIRISDTGMGMDSREIPHIFDRFYRADVSRGQTSGTGLGLSIAKWIIDEHRGSIEVTTREGEGSTFVVWLPLCFPPTLE, translated from the coding sequence ATGTCCATCCGTACACGCCTGACCCTTTGGTACTCGGGGGTTCTGGGGGTGACTCTCCTTGTGTTCGGCATCGTGCTTTACGGCTTCTTGTATTTTCAGTTATTTGCCAACCAAAGGTCGGTTATGGAGGATCTCGTCCGGCAGGTGAATTCCCAGCTTTCCGACAGCACGTTTACGATCAACGGCGAGACCATCGTGCAGATTCCCCAGCTGTCGGATTTCCGTTCGGTCGGTTATTTCATTCAGATCACCACCGCCGGCGAGCTGTACTCTAAAAATTTCCCGAGCCAGCAAATTTCCCGCGAAATGCGCGTCCGGATTGCCAAGAACAAGCCGTACGTGGAGTTCGTCTACCAGGGCGTTCCCTTCTATCTCTATACCCAAAAGACCCAGCTGACGGACAAATACGGACAGCCGGTCTTCCTGCAAATCGGCGTCCTCGTCGATGATATCCGGAACCTGCTTCGCGCGGTTTCTTATTTCCTGATCGCTTTCTCCCTGCTTGTTATTCTGATCGCCGCTACGCTGGGCTGGTACCTGTCCCGGAAGGCTCTCCGGCCGATCGAGCAGGTGACGGAGGCGGCCGCCCAAATCCAGAAGGGCGTTGACCTGAACCGCCGTATCGGCTATGAAGGCCCGCCCGATGAAATCGGCAGGCTGACCAACACGGTGAACGAGATGCTGTCCCGCATTCAAGGAGCGTACGAGGAACTGGAGGAAACGAACCGGACCCAGCGGCGCTTCGTCTCGGATGCGTCCCACGAGCTGAGAACGCCGCTGACTACGATCCGGGGCAACGTCGACCTGCTCGAGAAGATGTGGAAGAGAACCGGGGGCGATTCGGGCTTCACCGAAGAGGAGAAGAAGGAAATGTCGCTCGAGGCGATGCAGGACATTGCGGGGGAAGCGGCCCGGATGAGCCGGCTCGTCAATGATCTGCTTGCCCTGGCCCGCGCCGATGCGGGCGTGGAGATGAGCAAGCAGATCGTGGAGCTGCGTCCGCTCGTGGAGGAAGTGATCCGCAAGGCGGGCCTGCTGCCGAAGACGGTGGAGTGGCGCACGGGCAATCTGTCTCCCCTGGAAGGGGCTTTTGTAAATGGAAGCCCGGACCATTTGCAGCAAATGCTGTTTATTTTTATCGAAAATGCGTTCAAGTACACCATGGAGGGTTATGTGCTTATTGATGCCATCCGGACCTCCGAGCAGATCGGAATCCGCATCAGCGATACGGGAATGGGCATGGACAGCAGAGAAATTCCGCATATTTTCGACCGATTTTACCGCGCCGATGTGTCTAGGGGCCAAACCTCCGGAACGGGCCTCGGGCTGTCCATCGCCAAATGGATCATCGACGAGCACCGGGGCTCCATCGAGGTCACCACGCGCGAAGGGGAAGGGTCGACTTTTGTCGTGTGGCTCCCGCTTTGCTTTCCACCGACTCTGGAATAG